DNA sequence from the Acidobacteriota bacterium genome:
CGATACAGATATCGAATTGATGCTCGGCAAAGCCGATGAAAAACGCAAAAACAAGTTTTTCAGTTGGCCGAAAAAACCGCGCATCAGTTTGCGATTTTCGCGCGAACTTACGGTCAAGGACCTGACCATTGAATCCATCAACGGTTGGCTGGCTCAGACGATGGATGTGACTCCATTGACGACAGAATCAACCAACAGCGCACAAGCTTCGGTCGCTCCTCCGTCAACGATGCCGAAAGAGGTGTCAGCCAAACCGACGGGACCAGGTTCTTTGATGGAAAATTCGCTAGGTTTGCCAAGCTCTACAGTCACGGGCGATCTGGCGCAGAACACGGATGGGTTAGCGGAATTGACGGTGGAAAGTTCGGTCCGTTACGCGCGAGTTTACATTGATGACGCCTACAGCGGTTACGCGCCGCGCGCGGTCAAACTCCGCTCCGGAGTCCATTCGATTCTCGTGATGGCGGACGGGTACCAGGCTTGGGAGCAAAAGCTATTTATCCCCGGCGGAAAAACTTCTTTTGTGAAGGCCGAAGTTCAAAAGTAACCGGGGCAAAATAAAAAACGGAACATGATTTGAGTTGAGAGAGCCCTTCGTTGCCCCTCTCTCAGCCTCATTCTCCGCTATCTTCACGTCTCAACTGGTTCACCAACAGATGCGCCTGCCGAGTCGGTTCGGGCTGGCGGTATTTCGTAACGGTTCGCAACGTCAGATCAATCGCCGAATTCAAATCCATCAAATGCCCGGCGGAAATATATACCGGCGCGACTTTCCTTTTCGTTCTTAGCGCAACCCCAACGACTTCCCCTTTATCAATCAGCGGAGTACTGCTTCCTGCTTCCGTCGCAAGTTCGCCATATTTACCGACCAGAATGCTTTTCGCGCAACCAATCGTCGGCAAGTTCAAAATCAGCCCGACGTGACAGGCGATGCCAAATCTGCGCGGATGCGCAATTCCCTGCCCATCCAACATCAACACATCCGGTTTGGTGTTCAGTTTTTCCCAGCATTCCAAAAACGAAGGCGCTTCGCGGAAACTGAGCAATCCCGGCACGTAAGGAAATTTTGCAGTGCTGCGGACACTGGCGTATTCAATGATGCGCAAATCCGGCAGGCTGAGCACAACAATGCCGGAGTAGATCACATCCGAAAATCTATTGAAGGAAATGTCTGCTCCGGCAATGGTATTAACGTCTTGCGTCAAAGGTTCAATGCGAACCAGCGAACGCCATTCTTTTTGTGCTTCAATCGCCTCTTTCGGCGTCAAATCCCAACTGGTCAGCGGGTAGGACATAGACAGGGTATGTCTAGGCGGCAATTTCAACCAGCGTCAGATTGAAGTGCAGTTCTTCGCCCGCCAAAGGATGGTTTGCATCCAGCGTCACCGTGCTGTCGGTCAGTTCAGTAATCACCAGCGGAATGCTCCCTTGCGGAGTTTGCATTTCAATTGCCATGCCGAGTTCCGGTTCCACATCGCCCAAATTGAATTGATCGCGGTTGATGGTTTGTACGTACTCTTCCACGCGCGGACCGTACGCCTGATCGGCAGGAATAACGACGTTTTTGGTTTCACCAATTTGCATTCCCAGCAGCGCAGCATCAAACCCCGGAATCACCTGGCCAGCGCCGACCGTGAATCCGAGCGGGTCGCCCCCTTCCGAAGAATCGAAAACTTGTCCGTCATCGAATTTCCCCGTGTAATGCACCTTCACTGCGTCACCGCTTTTCACTGTAGCCATCTCAATTTTCCTTTCTGCTCATAAAAACTACGGCGTTTTACCGTAGCAAACTCAACTGCTGGCAGCTTCGCACACCGATACTCAAAAAGCCAGTGGCTGATTTTTGCGGCTTGAAAATGCCGAAGGCTTCCTTTAGCTTCGCTCTTGTGAAGGCATTACGTTTTGAAAATGGCGAGCTTGGAGTGGCTGAGATTGCAATGCCTCGCCGCAAAAATGAAGCTCTGGTGCGGGTGCTGCTGGCCGGAATTTGCAATACTGACCTGGAAGTCGTTCGCGGATATGCCGGGTTTCAAGGCACACTCGGCCACGAGTTTGTCGGCGTGGTCGAGGCTTCGCCGATGGCCTCGCAAGTTGGTCGCCGCGTCGTCGGAGAAATCAACGTCGGATGTGGTCAATGCGATCTTTGCCAAGCGGGCGATCCACGCCACTGCCTGAACCGAACAGCTCTCGGCATTCACAACCGGGATGGAGCGTTTGCGGAATTTCTAAGCTTGCCACCGCAAAACCTGTTGACAGTTCCGGATTTGGTCGCCGACCGGCAAGCCGTTTTCACGGAACCGCTGGCCGCCGCTTGCGAAATGCTGGATCAGGTTTCGATTACTTCGGCGCATCGCGTGGCAGTTCTTGGTGACGGTAAACTGGGGCAACTGATCGTTCGGGTTTTGGCAACGACCGGCTGCGAACTGGTTTTGATCGGCAAACATGCGGACAAGCTGGAACTTGCAGCAAAAATTGGAATCAAAACGGTTGAGTTAAGCGCATTGGAAACCCATTCGGCTCGACAATTTGATTTTGTGGTGGAAGCCAGCGGCTCTGCCAGCGGATTGCAAACAGCGATTGATCTGGTCAAAGCGCGCGGCACGGTTTTGTTGAAATCCACGTTTCACGGCGGCGCAGTGCCAGTGAATACAGCGCGGATTGTCGTGGATGAAATCTCGCTTGTCGGTTCGCGCTGCGGACGATTTGAAGCGGCGCTCAACTTGCTTGAAACTGGCAAAGTGGATGTTGAGCCATTGATCGCGGATGTCTACAAACTGGAGAATGCCGTTGCGGCGATGTCTGAAGCGGCCAGACCAGGTAAACTGAAAGTTTTACTGACTACTGATTATTCTTAGAAAATGTATCCTGCTGGCAATCTTTTTATTCCCGCGCCCCACGGACAGCTTGAGGCGATTTATCGTCCGAAAACCAACCAGGCGGAACAAGTCGCGTTGGTATTGCATCCGCATCCGCTGCATGGCGGCACGATGCACAACAAAGTCGTGTTTCGCGCGGCAAAGGCGTTGACCGAATCGGGTTTTGAAACCCTGCGATTTAACTTTCGCGGCGTTGGCGCAAGTACGGGCAAACACGACAATGGAATCGGCGAGCGGGACGATGCTCGCGTGGCGTTGGAGTATTTACTTACAGATCAGCCCCTGGCGCGCGAAGTAGTTGTTGCCGGATTTTCTTTTGGTTCGATTGTTGGGTTGAATGTGGGTTGCGTTGATGCGCGCGTTCATCGGCTGATCGGAATTGGCGTTCCGGCGCGATTGGGTCAACTGGAATGTTTGTACGATTGCCCCAAGCCAACACTATTCATTCATGGCGCGGATGACATCGTCGCTCCGCTGGAACCGTTGGAAGAATTCCTGGCTCAACTTCCCGCAAGTACCAATCTGCGGTTCGTGAAAATTGTTGGTGCGGGGCATTTTTTTGACGATCAAGCCACTGAGTTGATGCAGGCAATCAAAGATTTCGTTCGGGAACCAGTTTGAGGAAGTTTATGCGGTTTCGACCATTTCAAATTGCGCGGCCTTTCGGCATTCCGCTGATGATTGATTACAGTTGGATTCCGATGGCGCTTTTGCACGTCTGGTTGGTGGCGCA
Encoded proteins:
- a CDS encoding PEGA domain-containing protein, whose protein sequence is MNARINQTLILIAALCLTFFTLVTFGQERRLTYDDWYGDVKKILADHYVGKTVRLRMAIPATRRGLELFDGTPDSPNTASSMETLAQSGDELTIRSFKVRDTDIELMLGKADEKRKNKFFSWPKKPRISLRFSRELTVKDLTIESINGWLAQTMDVTPLTTESTNSAQASVAPPSTMPKEVSAKPTGPGSLMENSLGLPSSTVTGDLAQNTDGLAELTVESSVRYARVYIDDAYSGYAPRAVKLRSGVHSILVMADGYQAWEQKLFIPGGKTSFVKAEVQK
- the nfi gene encoding deoxyribonuclease V; amino-acid sequence: MSYPLTSWDLTPKEAIEAQKEWRSLVRIEPLTQDVNTIAGADISFNRFSDVIYSGIVVLSLPDLRIIEYASVRSTAKFPYVPGLLSFREAPSFLECWEKLNTKPDVLMLDGQGIAHPRRFGIACHVGLILNLPTIGCAKSILVGKYGELATEAGSSTPLIDKGEVVGVALRTKRKVAPVYISAGHLMDLNSAIDLTLRTVTKYRQPEPTRQAHLLVNQLRREDSGE
- a CDS encoding peptidylprolyl isomerase gives rise to the protein MATVKSGDAVKVHYTGKFDDGQVFDSSEGGDPLGFTVGAGQVIPGFDAALLGMQIGETKNVVIPADQAYGPRVEEYVQTINRDQFNLGDVEPELGMAIEMQTPQGSIPLVITELTDSTVTLDANHPLAGEELHFNLTLVEIAA
- a CDS encoding alcohol dehydrogenase catalytic domain-containing protein, which gives rise to MKALRFENGELGVAEIAMPRRKNEALVRVLLAGICNTDLEVVRGYAGFQGTLGHEFVGVVEASPMASQVGRRVVGEINVGCGQCDLCQAGDPRHCLNRTALGIHNRDGAFAEFLSLPPQNLLTVPDLVADRQAVFTEPLAAACEMLDQVSITSAHRVAVLGDGKLGQLIVRVLATTGCELVLIGKHADKLELAAKIGIKTVELSALETHSARQFDFVVEASGSASGLQTAIDLVKARGTVLLKSTFHGGAVPVNTARIVVDEISLVGSRCGRFEAALNLLETGKVDVEPLIADVYKLENAVAAMSEAARPGKLKVLLTTDYS
- a CDS encoding alpha/beta hydrolase, with product MYPAGNLFIPAPHGQLEAIYRPKTNQAEQVALVLHPHPLHGGTMHNKVVFRAAKALTESGFETLRFNFRGVGASTGKHDNGIGERDDARVALEYLLTDQPLAREVVVAGFSFGSIVGLNVGCVDARVHRLIGIGVPARLGQLECLYDCPKPTLFIHGADDIVAPLEPLEEFLAQLPASTNLRFVKIVGAGHFFDDQATELMQAIKDFVREPV